ggaagtagtctccaggcacggggtgccaacttctattatttccgaccgagacgctcgttttacttccgagttgtggcaagctatgcacaaatcctttggctcacgtttggacatgagcaccgcttaccacccacaaacggatgggcagtctgaacgcaccatccaaaccctggaggacatgcttagagcatgtgtgatcgattttggcaaaaactgggagaagcatctaccgttggtagaattctcttacaacaacagctaccacactagcattcaggcggcaccttttaaggcattgtacggtcgtaaatgtcgatcacctctttgctgggcggaagtcggtgatagtcaactcacaggcccagaactggtggtagatacaacggaaaagatttcccagatcaggcaacgcatggcggcagctcgtgaccgtcagaaaagctacgccgataagcgtaggaaaccgttagaattccaggtcggggaccgggttctacttaaagtctcaccctggaagggtgtggtccgtttcggtaaacgaggcaaactgaatccgcgatatgttggaccattcgaaattaccgagaaaatcggtaaggttgcttatagattgaacctgcctgcagagctgagtgcagtgcacaatgtctttcacgtgtttaatctgaagaagtgcctgtcagatgaaacactcataattcctttcaaggaactcactattgatgaacagctacactttactgaggaaccaattgagatcacggatcgagagatcaaaaccctcaaacgtagccagatacctctagtgcgagttcgttggaactcacgacgtggcccagagtttacctgggagcgggaagaccagatgaagtccaagtatccccagttgttcccaaacgaaaaccccagcactgaagctacaactgaatttcgggacgaaattccaaactaacggggggatgatgtgacaccccgttgaaacacgctagcttggcagtggctgccttaactttcgggacgaaagttcttaaaacttggggataatgtgacaccctaggttttttccgaacgaacaccttgtaatattttgtgtatacatatgatattaaatgaaaacgtgatctttgtgcatgatatgtgtgatatgtatgtaatatatatatatatgtatgaaagtcgagaccacgactcgagaccatgactcgcaaccactcggttgcgagtgggccactcggtctcgagtgggcctcttgggccgtaaccggtttgggccgaaatcccTTAGCCTACTTCGAACCTTGTATATAAATCCCCACTTTcccccactttccctcatttgCTACACAAACATATCCACACATACACtcctattctctctcaactagaaaccccaaacaacaacaccactttcttccccaactttcggttcaagctcaaggatctcggacaaggaatctcggtcaagatcatcactcggacactccatcttctcggttcctttctctttgttttcggctccttcttcacaaccggttagtgttgttattatgtgcatagaatttatgaaatgtttatgaactagaatgtgcttggttagaaacattatgcatgatttttggatggtttgtgaagtttgactatatgtgaaaaccTTTATGTATGAAAGCATGATAATATGTTTAAATGGCTAAAGAATAGTGGtttaggaatgattatgccaaccGAACTATGTTTAAGGTTACAAAATGTATGTTTTGTTGTTCTTGCATattgatcttgttaaaatatgtgatttttggttcaaaaatgtgtggttatgtttgacatgaaaaccctaaaaatgatgaacattggatgaacttgttgaatgtggtttgaagatttcaaaaatggcaaagtttgatctattttcattgatggtcagattaggcaaagtgttagtagaaaccttattggttgtttcctgatttgggcctgattacatagtacattTCGGACTGAtgtatctgcatcatcacgtgtacatgaaagggacagcattacgactcgcaaccgcaccgttgcgactcgcaaccatagcatgacaactcgagaccacgcagttgcgactcgcaaccatagcatgacaactcgaaacctcacgattgcgactcgagactacgacggttgcgactcgcaaccacagcgtgataactcgagaccacacggttgcgactcgcaaccacagcgtgacaagccgagacctcctggttgcgactcgagatcacctggttgcgactgggctgtccactttggttattgggccatagtatgtttaatatgggctacctgttgactgatctgcttgttactgtttgactgtttaaatgctagggccggcccaataacccactgtctatATTGTTTTGCATgcaacgtgttagttatgtgtaagtttttacgtgattgcttgtacgccaaacctgacctataccggtaaccatgttaggacgtggtgaccagcgtgtttgaccaagtaacctaatctaccgagcaacccaaggtgagttcacaacttaaaagcatgcgtcccggtggtttgggacacgagactaaaacaaccctatccccttataaaggggataccatttacattccttccctagttactgggaacaaacttacttttccttcccttgtcattgggaaacctttggttaattactgtttatacggattgcaactaacggcactaaacgaaactctatcactcaagtccctactacataataccgattagtcgccggggccaggcgaacgggttattagttgatagcgctatttaggttttaccagcctcacaccgtgccctggtttgggatcggtcgtgaactaatgtactcaggcatccgtcaatgatgatagaacattgacatcggggcatcctgcggaaacgcaacggttacctagtgttcggtattggaaaaaaaaaacagtttagtcgctaacttttggggtagctccccatggcatgtataaacggataaattaactggtgaaacaagtttttggtaattaaaactggacaactagtgaactcactcagcattattgttgaccccttactgcatgctttgcaggtaaccagtgacgaaggagcttgctgcttgggaacgagtagtgtctgtccacccttgtgttgggtgttaccttattttgaactatgaactttgtttaaactgccttacttatgcttccgctacttattactgtttgaacttgaaaccttaaactctgaacttgatatttgctaatcttatggttagtaagtattactttttgttatcaatttaactattcagtataattggtggctggatcctggtcagtcacgccctcgaagcgggtgttatccgcaggtggattttgggggtgtgacaggtagggttcatttgagaaccactcttattgcgagaaccacgaaaaccaatgtgaacaaaacaaaatatactcatccaccaccacccaaaacctaaacatccaccaccacccgaccacaacccaaaaacctaaacatccccccccccaccccctcaaaaaaaaaaaaaaaaaaaactatgccTCACCATAAAAACCTAACCTCACATTGTAAAAGTAACACGTCAGCTCATTACGAGTCGGGGTGTTACATTTGAGTTGGACCATATGTGGCCCGAATAATTTTATAAAAGCTCGGGCCAGAGTTTCATTTCTCATTTTGTAAGCCTGAAGTTGGGATTCTTTAGGATGAGCCTTTGATGCTCATTGGTTAAGCTTAAGGGTATTCAGAATTTGATTTAGATTCAAAAAGTTCGAAATTCGAATCGATTAATTAGGTTCGAATTCGAGTTGATTCGTATTTGAGTCAAGTAATCGAATTAGAATCGAATACAAATTTATGATTTTCAATTCgatcgattcgaaattcgaattcaatttatatatatatttatttaataaacgtGTTATcctatatagggtagggttcgtTTGAGAACCACTATTATCGCTAAATTTAGTCACTAAAAAAATTGAACAGTaccgatgcacatgtgcatacgcATACGCATGCACATGTGCAACGGTactttttgttcaattttttattaaaaaaaacgcTAAATTTCGTCactaaaaaaatgaaaaacagtACCACTACATATTGCATATGAGTGCATCGGTACTGTTGTTCTTTTTTAGTAACAAAATTTagcgtttttttataaaaaaaattaaaaaaaaatatttttgtgtgtttttaattttttttaggtattttcgGTTGTGCTCACATTGGTTCTCCTGGTTCTCGCagtaaagggtggttcctaacaaATCCTTATCCTTatcctacacacacacacacacaaacatataACTTTCAAATTggccaaagtatgaaatacatcCGTAAGTGATAAGTTTATCTTGCATAACATTACCAAACTTACTCACAAATAACCCATACTACttatttctaaatttttacctaACTTAAGTCGCTACCAGTAACCAACCTATCTTCTAAATTTTGGTGTTTTGACATATAGATAGTTAACTAATTTtgcatattattatattttatgttgaATATAATTAGTTTGTaggataaaaaaaaataaaagtaaaataatttatTGTTCAAAGTGAATTTGAATTAAATCGAATTCGATTcttaaatactaatcaaatcgaATACAAAttaaggtaaaaaaaaaaaaaattcgattcgaataattaGAAAATTCGTTATTCGATTCGATGAGCACCGCTGGTTAAACCCAAAGACAATTTTTCTTTGGGGTATATGATAAAATTTGCCGGATCAGTCTCCTAATcctttgccaaaaaaaaaaaaaaaaaaaaaaatctcatttCAAGATCGGTTAGTGTATGTATGCTTATTCAAGATATATACATCATTTAAATAACAAAAAACCAGGTATTGAATTAATAAAGATAAATCCTTGAAATATTGAGTAATAGCGCCTCTTAGAAATGGCAGTAGGAAAACTTATTTCTCAACATAGGATTTGAGAAGCTTCAAGCGTTGAATATGTTCAATTTTATCCTTGTTCCAGACATAACGATGTAAGAATAAACAAAGGTCGTTGTTTACTCCCCTTGCATTGAGGTACTTGTACATTGCACTCTGAAGCTTTTTGTCCAAAACCCTGAAATGTTATAAAAATTTAACTGAATTTGTTCATTCAAACTAAGATTTTGGAACCACGTGCCAAGCAGATGATCTAAACAAGTTAAATaaccttggtttaaaaaaaaacacgCGGTGATAGGGTTCCCGGAGCCGAGGCGAAGGCACACGCATCATGTGTACGCAAGGTATTTATGtaatactttttatatttatagacaaaagatcaaatacaaataattttaacgtacaaaacgtacgaactgaaggttttgctgaaaaaacgcggtggcattttcgtaattattagtaattatcaaaattactctacaaatgatcctgtagagtaattttgatctttgtagaattattttgtaaaatgttcttgtagagcAATTTTGAtctttgtagagtaattttgtaaaatgatcctatagagtaattttgatcttgtagagtaattctGTAAAAAagttttagcatttagttatggggtttagctttatggtttagttttattactctacaagaacattttacaaaattactctacaagatcaaaattactttacaagaacattttacaaaattactctacaagatctaAATTACTCTACAGTATCatttgcagagtaattttgataattaccctacactatgttgtcaaaagcgcaaaaagcgcgcgcctaggcgcagcgaggcgcacctatagcgcctggtggcagcctaggcgcaaaaaagggtttttttgaaaaaaacgtCCTGAGGCGCGGCAAAAACGGCCTGAGGCGCACCAGCAGAAAAAAAAACGAAACTAACTGAGTTTAAAAAACTGCCTCACGCGGGCCCGGGTTTTTcagagctgcattcgtgtccgcaggtgCGGGCACGCAtgagttcaaccaaattccaaCTCAGAAACTCATTCTTGCACACCCCCCCCCCtgcgcgcgggtaggacttgtagtaaaacatgtcataaagctACAATAGAGTAGTAAAGACTTTACCTTATAAACAACAACTCACTTTGTCCCCACATCAATGTGGGACAAAGTATTTACCACCTTTTGAGACTTTTATTCACACACCCAAAACTTACAACATATAAgtcctaaacttttgctactaactAATAGCTCCATGATCTTAAATGGCATATATAATagtatttttaattttatatgtggaatcttatttattttcaaagcataacatattttttatatttttttctctatgtgcgcttttcttaaaaaaaacccacgctttttttgcgccttgcgcctaggctccgggcgaggccgatgcgcctcgcctgcgccttgcgtctttgacaacatagaCCCTACAAgcaaataattacaaaaatgccaccgcgtgtttttgtctttttcatgCTATTCGTACGTTTAGTACGTTAAGGTTATTTGTACGGGAAATTTACTCAATATTTATAATAGGTTTCTATCATCATGAGCTTAATATGTAAATAACCTCCATGTAGAACCTAAAATGCTATATGTACAACCTTAAAAGCTACATGTACAACCTGCCGACGCACAAATCTGCCCACGTACATGAGGCATCCCCTGAAGCAGTCAGAAGCGGCACTTTTTAAAACTAGGTTAATAGCTCAAAAACACACATGGCACATCTCAACATGACTTACGATACTcgaatataaaacaaaaaatgaCCCTTACCACTAAATGAAGGTAAAAGCATTAACGAAGCGTAAAAAATATTTACCTGAAATCAGGACCGATATAGGGACGAGATAAAGTTCCACCTGGCCGAATTACATAAAGCTTTTGAATCTCCAAACGTTGAGGCCATGCTGAGCATACAAACTCCAGCATGTCACCTCCTTCACCCTTAAATATATCTACTAGTAAACTAATGTGAAGTTGGGCATTGGGCTCGTTATCATCTTCATCCATGTTAGGAGATACACCATCAAACATTGTAGCTTCAATTTTAATGTTTTCATCAATTGTAGACCTCCCCCTTAAGGTAACAAACTGCCCTCCAGGTCTATCTTCCACCATAAATGCATTGAATTTTTTCTCAGTCTGCAGTTGATTCCACCAAATTTAGAAAACCAACAACTTAAACAAGACCAAAAGAAATAACTTAGTTCTAGTATCTGACACCTGATTATAGGTTAAAGGACTTGAAAATCATCCTATCTGCTTCTTTTTTTTATTCGCAAATAAGACACCAcagttttgaaaatataaaagtgaACACTAGTTCttgaaacaaacaaaaaaaaggaataaatgatttttgttacaaaatatgAACGATTGTGATTCAAA
The sequence above is drawn from the Helianthus annuus cultivar XRQ/B chromosome 12, HanXRQr2.0-SUNRISE, whole genome shotgun sequence genome and encodes:
- the LOC110895732 gene encoding uncharacterized protein At2g39795, mitochondrial isoform X2 → MVGTSRRHILSTLIPHLRQHFALQTPPSNAFSTSTIQRKSPFESNLVRMLTSEIEFDSEYAPPHQTEKKFNAFMVEDRPGGQFVTLRGRSTIDENIKIEATMFDGVSPNMDEDDNEPNAQLHISLLVDIFKGEGGDMLEFVCSAWPQRLEIQKLYVIRPGGTLSRPYIGPDFRVLDKKLQSAMYKYLNARGVNNDLCLFLHRYVWNKDKIEHIQRLKLLKSYVEK
- the LOC110895732 gene encoding uncharacterized protein At2g39795, mitochondrial isoform X3; translation: MVGTSRRHILSTLIPHLRQHFALQTPPSNAFSTSTIQRKSPFESNLVRMLTSEIEFDSEYAPPHQTEKKFNAFMVEDRPGGQFVTLRGRSTIDENIKIEATMFDGVSPNMDEDDNEPNAQLHISLLVDIFKGEGGDMLEFVCSAWPQRLEIQKLYVIRPGGTLSRPYIGPDFRGCLMYVGRFVRRQGFGQKASECNVQVPQCKGSKQRPLFILTSLCLEQG
- the LOC110895732 gene encoding uncharacterized protein At2g39795, mitochondrial isoform X1, coding for MVGTSRRHILSTLIPHLRQHFALQTPPSNAFSTSTIQRKSPFESNLVRMLTSEIEFDSEYAPPHQTEKKFNAFMVEDRPGGQFVTLRGRSTIDENIKIEATMFDGVSPNMDEDDNEPNAQLHISLLVDIFKGEGGDMLEFVCSAWPQRLEIQKLYVIRPGGTLSRPYIGPDFRGCLMYVGRFVRRQVVHVAFKGFGQKASECNVQVPQCKGSKQRPLFILTSLCLEQG